A single Streptomyces mirabilis DNA region contains:
- the cobJ gene encoding precorrin-3B C(17)-methyltransferase gives MIGLISATAAGAAARDRLAAAWPTRTRVYDWSAGSAGSAGAASAESVGDAVRRAFAECDQLVCFLATGAVVRLIAPLLGDKTSDPGVVCVDEGGRFAVSLVGGHGGGANELAREVGELLGAEPVVTTATDAVGVPGLDTLGFPVEGEVAAVTRALLDGEPVALRAELAWPLPPLPIAAEGAYGIRVTDRAVAPGEREVLLRPPSLVVGVGASKGAPVAEVLGLVEDVLRDAGLSPRSVAELATVDAKAEEPGIVEAAGRLGVPVVTYTAEELATVDVPNPSDAPLTAVGTPSVAEAAALVRGGELLVPKRKSTRADGQPAMATCAVVRRVARGRLAVVGLGPGARDLLTPRAKEELRRASVLVGLDQYVDQIRDLLRPGTRILESGLGAEEERARTAVAEARRGHAVALIGSGDAGVYAMASPALAEASDDIDVVGVPGVTAALAAGAILGAPLGHDHVSISLSDLHTPWEVIERRVRAAAEADIVVTFYNPRSRGRDWQLPKALAILAEHREPTTPVGVVRNASRPDESSRVTSLGSLDPAIVDMMTVVTVGNTATREIAGRMVTPRGYRWQEEPN, from the coding sequence GTGATCGGCCTGATTTCCGCCACGGCGGCGGGCGCGGCGGCCCGTGACCGGCTGGCCGCGGCCTGGCCCACCCGTACGCGGGTGTACGACTGGTCCGCCGGATCCGCTGGGTCCGCCGGGGCCGCGTCCGCCGAGTCCGTCGGGGACGCCGTGCGGCGGGCCTTCGCGGAGTGCGACCAGTTGGTGTGCTTCCTCGCCACGGGCGCGGTGGTGCGGCTGATCGCGCCGCTGCTGGGCGACAAGACGTCCGACCCGGGGGTCGTGTGCGTGGACGAGGGCGGGCGGTTCGCCGTTTCGCTCGTCGGCGGTCATGGCGGTGGCGCCAATGAACTAGCCCGCGAGGTGGGCGAGTTGCTCGGGGCCGAGCCGGTGGTGACGACGGCGACGGACGCGGTCGGAGTGCCGGGACTCGACACGCTCGGCTTCCCCGTGGAGGGGGAGGTCGCCGCGGTCACCCGGGCGCTGCTGGACGGCGAACCCGTCGCCCTGCGGGCCGAGTTGGCGTGGCCGCTACCGCCCCTGCCGATCGCGGCGGAGGGCGCGTACGGCATTCGTGTCACCGACCGGGCCGTGGCGCCCGGCGAGCGCGAAGTGCTGCTGCGGCCACCCTCTCTGGTGGTGGGGGTCGGCGCGTCCAAGGGCGCCCCGGTGGCGGAGGTCCTCGGTCTCGTCGAGGACGTGCTCCGTGACGCCGGGCTGTCCCCGAGGTCCGTCGCGGAGCTGGCCACCGTAGACGCCAAGGCCGAGGAGCCCGGCATCGTCGAGGCCGCCGGACGGCTCGGGGTGCCCGTGGTGACGTACACCGCCGAGGAGTTGGCGACGGTGGACGTGCCGAACCCCTCGGACGCGCCGCTCACCGCCGTCGGCACCCCGTCCGTGGCGGAGGCCGCCGCCCTCGTACGCGGCGGTGAACTCCTCGTACCCAAGCGGAAGTCGACGCGTGCGGACGGGCAGCCCGCGATGGCCACCTGTGCCGTCGTGCGCCGCGTGGCACGCGGGCGGCTCGCGGTCGTCGGGCTCGGTCCCGGCGCCCGTGACCTGCTCACCCCGCGGGCGAAGGAGGAACTGCGGCGGGCGTCCGTGCTCGTCGGGCTCGACCAGTACGTCGACCAGATCCGCGATCTGCTGCGCCCCGGCACCCGGATCCTGGAGTCCGGGCTCGGAGCCGAGGAGGAGCGGGCGCGCACGGCGGTGGCCGAGGCGCGGCGCGGGCATGCCGTCGCGCTGATCGGCAGCGGAGACGCGGGCGTGTACGCGATGGCGTCACCGGCGCTGGCCGAGGCGTCCGACGACATCGACGTGGTCGGGGTGCCGGGCGTGACCGCCGCGCTCGCCGCCGGGGCGATCCTGGGCGCGCCGCTGGGCCACGACCACGTGTCGATCAGCCTCTCCGACCTGCACACACCGTGGGAGGTCATCGAGCGCCGGGTGCGGGCGGCGGCCGAGGCGGACATCGTGGTGACGTTCTACAACCCGCGCAGCCGGGGCCGCGACTGGCAGCTCCCGAAGGCGCTCGCGATCCTCGCCGAGCACCGGGAACCGACGACGCCGGTCGGGGTCGTCCGCAACGCCTCCCGGCCGGACGAATCGAGCCGGGTGACGTCGCTGGGGTCCCTGGATCCGGCGATCGTCGACATGATGACCGTCGTGACCGTGGGCAACACGGCGACGCGGGAGATCGCCGGGCGCATGGTGACACCGCGCGGCTACCGCTGGCAGGAGGAGCCCAATTGA
- the cobM gene encoding precorrin-4 C(11)-methyltransferase, translating to MADAPTGKVTIVGAGPGAADLLTFRAARAIAEADVVIWAASLVQAEVLEHAREGTEILDSATMSLEDVVAVYERAAAAGLKVARIHSGDPALWGGTQEQLDRCADLGVETEIIPGVSSFSAVAALAQRELTIPEVAQSVILTRLGGGKTPMPPGEEVREFARHGTTMALFLSAARSGQLVRELLEGGYPTSTPVVVAYQATWPEELIVKCTIETLEETVKEHKLWKHTLFLVGPALDATGTRSHLYHPGHFHGFRRADPQARAELRAARKGSPS from the coding sequence ATGGCCGATGCCCCCACCGGCAAGGTGACCATCGTCGGGGCAGGGCCCGGCGCCGCCGACCTGCTGACGTTCCGCGCCGCGCGCGCCATCGCCGAGGCCGACGTCGTGATCTGGGCGGCCAGCCTGGTGCAGGCCGAGGTCCTCGAGCACGCGCGCGAGGGGACGGAGATCCTGGACTCGGCGACGATGTCCCTGGAGGACGTCGTGGCCGTGTACGAGCGGGCGGCGGCGGCGGGGCTGAAGGTGGCCCGCATCCACTCCGGCGACCCGGCCCTGTGGGGCGGCACGCAGGAGCAGCTGGACCGGTGTGCGGACCTCGGCGTCGAGACCGAGATCATTCCCGGCGTCTCCTCCTTCTCCGCCGTGGCCGCGCTCGCCCAGCGCGAGCTGACGATCCCCGAGGTCGCGCAGTCCGTGATCCTCACCCGGCTCGGCGGCGGCAAGACGCCCATGCCGCCCGGCGAGGAGGTGCGGGAGTTCGCACGGCACGGCACGACCATGGCGCTGTTCCTGTCGGCCGCCCGCAGCGGACAGCTCGTACGGGAGCTGCTGGAGGGCGGCTATCCGACGTCCACGCCGGTCGTGGTCGCCTACCAGGCGACCTGGCCGGAGGAACTGATCGTGAAGTGCACGATCGAGACGCTGGAGGAGACCGTCAAGGAGCACAAGCTCTGGAAGCACACCCTCTTCCTGGTCGGCCCCGCCCTCGACGCGACCGGCACCCGCTCGCACCTCTACCATCCCGGTCACTTCCACGGCTTCCGCAGGGCCGATCCGCAGGCGCGCGCGGAGCTGCGCGCGGCCCGCAAGGGCAGTCCGTCGTGA
- the cbiE gene encoding precorrin-6y C5,15-methyltransferase (decarboxylating) subunit CbiE yields the protein MITVFGTGTGAPLPTDASDALADAGLVVGARRHLAAARLPDAVERIVLGPLAPALDAIEGCLEKERRVVVLASGDPGFFGIVRALAERFGAERLDVRPGVSSVATAFARLGLPWDDAVVVSAHGRALRTAVQVCRSHPKVAVLTGPGSGPAELGAALAHRSAGRVLVVASALGDPGHERVERVTPAQAAARDWGTAVSVVLCLDESRVLAPVRTVAGPPAGPDRWALDEREFAHRDSMISKFEVRALALARLGPRLGELVWDVGAGSGSVAVECARFGAAVTAIEKTRDGCDRILANAEAHGVDVRVVHGAAPTVLSDLDDPDAVFIGGGGRELPAIVTVCARRARRAVVVAMAALDRVPAAREALTAAGFDCDGVLLQSSRLAPLPGNVTRLAATNPVFLLWGVRPPARTEGVLQ from the coding sequence GTGATCACCGTCTTCGGTACGGGGACGGGGGCACCGCTTCCCACGGACGCCTCGGACGCGCTGGCCGACGCCGGGCTCGTCGTGGGCGCCCGACGGCACCTTGCGGCGGCGCGGCTGCCCGACGCGGTGGAGCGGATCGTCCTGGGGCCGCTCGCGCCCGCTCTCGACGCGATCGAGGGATGCCTGGAAAAGGAGCGGCGCGTCGTCGTGCTCGCCTCCGGTGACCCCGGGTTCTTCGGCATCGTGCGGGCGCTGGCCGAGCGGTTCGGGGCCGAGCGGCTCGACGTGCGCCCCGGTGTCTCGTCCGTCGCGACCGCCTTCGCGCGGCTCGGGCTGCCCTGGGACGACGCGGTGGTGGTGAGCGCCCACGGGCGCGCGCTGCGCACGGCCGTCCAGGTCTGCCGCTCCCACCCGAAGGTGGCGGTGCTGACCGGGCCCGGCTCCGGGCCCGCCGAGCTGGGCGCCGCCCTCGCCCACCGCTCCGCCGGGCGCGTCCTCGTCGTGGCGAGCGCCCTCGGGGACCCCGGGCACGAGCGCGTGGAGCGGGTCACCCCGGCTCAGGCCGCGGCCCGCGACTGGGGTACGGCCGTGAGTGTCGTCCTGTGCCTCGACGAGTCGCGGGTCCTCGCCCCCGTGCGGACGGTCGCCGGTCCCCCGGCCGGACCCGACCGGTGGGCCCTGGACGAGCGCGAGTTCGCCCACCGCGACTCGATGATCAGCAAGTTCGAGGTGCGGGCGCTGGCACTGGCCCGGCTCGGGCCGCGCCTCGGCGAGCTGGTCTGGGACGTCGGCGCGGGCTCCGGGTCCGTCGCCGTCGAGTGCGCGCGGTTCGGGGCCGCCGTCACCGCGATCGAGAAGACACGGGACGGCTGTGACCGGATCCTCGCCAACGCCGAGGCGCACGGCGTCGACGTCCGGGTGGTGCACGGGGCCGCGCCGACCGTGCTGTCCGACCTGGACGATCCGGACGCCGTGTTCATCGGCGGCGGGGGGCGCGAGCTGCCCGCCATCGTGACCGTCTGCGCACGGCGGGCCCGGCGGGCCGTTGTCGTCGCCATGGCCGCGCTCGACCGGGTGCCGGCGGCCCGGGAGGCGCTCACCGCCGCCGGGTTCGACTGCGACGGCGTACTGCTGCAGTCCTCCCGGCTCGCGCCGCTGCCCGGGAACGTCACCCGGCTCGCGGCCACCAACCCGGTTTTTCTGCTGTGGGGCGTCCGGCCTCCGGCGCGTACCGAAGGAGTCCTCCAGTGA
- a CDS encoding ZIP family metal transporter codes for MAVFVALGAFLMTLAGGWTAQRVTDRRHLVLGLAGGLMLGVVGLDLLPEALNAAGEEVFGVPAALLLFVAGFLLAHLVERLLAARQAAHGGEEHDGRAPEVGLTAAAAMVGHSAMDGVAIGAAFQVGGGMGLAVALAVIAHDFADGFNTYTITSLYGNARRKAITMLFADAVAPVIGAASTLFFTIPERALGGYLGLFGGVLLYLAAAEILPEAHHEHPARSTLLCTIAGAGFIWLVVGLAGSG; via the coding sequence ATGGCGGTCTTCGTCGCGCTCGGCGCGTTCCTGATGACGCTGGCCGGCGGCTGGACGGCACAGCGGGTCACCGACCGCCGCCACCTGGTGCTGGGCCTGGCGGGCGGGCTGATGCTCGGCGTGGTCGGCCTGGATCTGCTCCCGGAGGCGCTGAACGCGGCGGGCGAGGAGGTGTTCGGCGTACCGGCCGCCCTGCTGCTGTTCGTCGCCGGGTTCCTGTTGGCCCATTTGGTGGAACGTCTGCTGGCCGCCCGGCAGGCCGCGCACGGCGGCGAGGAGCACGACGGACGCGCGCCCGAGGTGGGCCTGACGGCCGCCGCGGCGATGGTCGGGCACAGCGCCATGGACGGCGTCGCGATCGGCGCCGCCTTCCAGGTCGGCGGCGGCATGGGCCTGGCGGTCGCGCTCGCGGTGATCGCCCATGACTTCGCGGACGGCTTCAACACGTACACGATCACGAGCCTGTACGGGAACGCGCGCCGCAAGGCGATCACGATGCTGTTCGCGGACGCGGTGGCCCCGGTGATCGGCGCCGCCTCGACCCTGTTCTTCACCATCCCGGAGCGAGCGCTCGGCGGCTATCTCGGCCTCTTCGGCGGCGTACTCCTGTACCTGGCCGCCGCCGAGATCCTCCCCGAGGCGCACCACGAGCACCCGGCCCGCTCGACCCTGCTGTGCACGATCGCGGGAGCGGGGTTCATCTGGCTGGTGGTGGGTCTCGCCGGAAGCGGGTGA
- the cobI gene encoding precorrin-2 C(20)-methyltransferase codes for MSSKLIGIGVGPGDPELVTVKGVNALRAAEVVVVPVMAAPDGKDGGERGRAEATVLHYVPEEKVVRVVFALNERTDRGRREAAWDAAGARVAELLRRHASVAFATIGDPNVYSTFTYLAQTIEELVPGTVVETVPGITAMQDLAARSGAVLTEGTEPLTLVPVTAGAAVLKDALNGPGTVVAYKFGRQAHEVAEALRVTGRLDDAVWGSALGLEGESIRPAADLDGDPLPYLSTLIAPARRDGKRGGKL; via the coding sequence ATGAGCAGCAAGCTGATCGGAATCGGGGTCGGCCCCGGTGACCCGGAGCTGGTGACCGTCAAGGGCGTCAACGCGCTGCGTGCCGCCGAGGTCGTGGTCGTGCCGGTGATGGCCGCGCCTGATGGAAAGGACGGAGGAGAGCGGGGGCGCGCGGAGGCCACTGTCCTGCACTACGTGCCCGAGGAGAAGGTCGTCCGCGTCGTGTTCGCGCTCAACGAGCGGACCGACCGGGGGCGGCGCGAGGCCGCCTGGGACGCCGCCGGCGCGCGGGTCGCGGAGCTGCTCCGGCGGCACGCGTCCGTCGCCTTCGCGACCATCGGCGATCCGAACGTGTACTCGACCTTCACCTATCTCGCGCAGACCATCGAGGAACTGGTGCCCGGCACGGTCGTCGAGACCGTGCCCGGTATCACCGCCATGCAGGATCTGGCGGCACGCTCCGGGGCCGTGCTCACGGAAGGGACCGAGCCGCTCACCCTCGTGCCGGTGACCGCCGGGGCCGCCGTGCTCAAGGACGCCCTCAACGGGCCCGGGACCGTCGTCGCGTACAAGTTCGGGCGGCAGGCGCACGAGGTCGCCGAGGCGCTGCGGGTGACGGGGCGGCTCGACGACGCCGTGTGGGGGTCCGCGCTCGGGCTGGAGGGCGAGTCCATCCGGCCCGCCGCCGACCTCGACGGCGACCCGCTGCCGTACCTCTCCACCCTCATCGCACCCGCCCGGCGGGACGGCAAGCGCGGCGGGAAACTGTGA
- a CDS encoding cobyrinate a,c-diamide synthase gives MVISVPRLVIAAPSSGSGKTTVATGLMAAFASRGLAVSPHKVGPDYIDPGYHALATGRVGRNLDAYLCGTELIAPLFAHGARGCDLAIVEGVMGLYDGAAGEGELASTAQVAKVLRAPVVLVVDASSQSRSVAALVHGFASWDPEVRVAGVILNKVGSERHESMLREALDASGVPVLGALRRAPQVDTPSRHLGLVPVAERRADALDAVAAMAEQVRRGCDLDALFALARGAGELAGAAWDAADVVAARTPDGLKDRAPAGAKRVAVAGGAAFTFSYAEHAELLTAAGAEVVTFDPLRDEQLPDGTGGLVIGGGFPEVYAPELSANEPLRKAVAELAFGGAPVAAECAGLLYLSRELDGQPMCGVLDVSAGMSERLTLGYRDAVAVSDSVLAVAGTRMRGHEFHRTLVEPGAGAAPAWGVRAPQRRVEGFVQQGVHASYVHTHWASQPGVARRFVERCRTS, from the coding sequence GTGGTGATTTCCGTCCCTCGGCTGGTCATCGCCGCGCCCTCGTCCGGGAGCGGCAAGACCACCGTTGCCACGGGGCTGATGGCGGCCTTCGCCTCACGGGGGCTCGCCGTGTCCCCGCACAAGGTGGGGCCCGACTACATCGACCCCGGGTACCACGCGCTCGCCACCGGGCGCGTGGGGCGGAATCTCGACGCGTATCTGTGCGGTACGGAGCTGATCGCGCCGTTGTTCGCGCACGGCGCGCGCGGGTGCGATCTCGCGATCGTCGAAGGTGTGATGGGGCTGTACGACGGGGCCGCCGGGGAGGGTGAGCTCGCGTCCACGGCGCAGGTGGCGAAGGTGCTGCGGGCGCCGGTGGTGCTGGTCGTCGACGCGTCGTCGCAGTCCCGGTCCGTGGCCGCGCTGGTGCACGGGTTCGCTTCCTGGGATCCCGAGGTGCGGGTCGCGGGGGTGATCCTCAACAAGGTGGGGTCCGAGCGGCACGAGTCGATGCTGCGGGAGGCTCTCGACGCGTCCGGGGTGCCGGTGCTCGGCGCCCTGCGGCGCGCTCCGCAGGTGGACACACCTTCCCGGCATCTGGGGTTGGTGCCGGTTGCCGAGCGGCGCGCGGATGCCTTGGATGCCGTGGCGGCGATGGCCGAGCAGGTGCGGCGCGGGTGTGATCTGGATGCGTTGTTCGCGTTGGCGCGTGGCGCGGGTGAGTTGGCGGGTGCGGCTTGGGATGCGGCTGACGTCGTTGCTGCTCGAACGCCGGACGGGCTGAAGGACCGGGCTCCGGCCGGGGCGAAGAGGGTGGCCGTTGCCGGAGGGGCCGCCTTCACCTTCTCCTATGCCGAGCATGCCGAGTTGCTGACCGCCGCGGGAGCCGAAGTCGTCACCTTCGACCCTCTGCGGGACGAACAACTGCCGGACGGTACCGGCGGGTTGGTCATCGGTGGAGGGTTTCCCGAGGTGTACGCGCCCGAGCTGTCCGCCAACGAGCCGTTGCGCAAGGCCGTGGCCGAGCTGGCGTTCGGCGGGGCGCCGGTCGCCGCCGAGTGTGCCGGGCTGCTGTATCTCTCTCGCGAGCTCGACGGGCAGCCCATGTGCGGGGTGCTCGACGTCTCGGCCGGGATGAGTGAGCGGCTCACCCTGGGCTATCGGGACGCCGTGGCCGTGAGTGACAGCGTGCTCGCCGTCGCCGGGACGCGGATGCGGGGGCACGAGTTCCACCGGACCCTCGTCGAGCCGGGCGCCGGGGCGGCTCCCGCCTGGGGGGTGCGCGCCCCTCAGCGGCGCGTCGAAGGTTTCGTACAACAAGGTGTGCACGCGAGTTATGTGCACACGCACTGGGCGTCACAGCCCGGTGTCGCCCGTCGGTTCGTGGAGAGGTGCCGGACGTCATGA
- the cobO gene encoding cob(I)yrinic acid a,c-diamide adenosyltransferase — protein sequence MPQGQPSVVPEDGLTTRQRRNRPLVVVHTGIGKGKSTAAFGLALRAWNQGWPIGVFQFVKSAKWKVGEENALRVLGASGEGGSVDWHKMGEGWSWVQRDSQMDNEEKAREGWEQVKRDLAAETYKLYVLDEFAYPMHWGWVDVDEVVAVLRDRPGTQHVVITGRNAPEKLVEFADLVTDMSKVKHPMDAGQKGQRGIEW from the coding sequence ATGCCGCAGGGGCAGCCGAGTGTCGTACCGGAGGACGGACTGACGACGCGTCAGCGCCGCAACCGGCCGCTGGTCGTGGTGCACACGGGGATCGGGAAGGGCAAGTCCACCGCCGCCTTCGGGCTGGCGCTGCGCGCCTGGAACCAGGGGTGGCCCATCGGGGTGTTCCAGTTCGTCAAGTCGGCGAAGTGGAAGGTCGGGGAGGAGAACGCGCTGCGCGTGCTCGGCGCCTCCGGCGAGGGCGGGTCCGTCGACTGGCACAAGATGGGCGAAGGGTGGTCGTGGGTGCAGCGCGACTCCCAGATGGACAACGAGGAGAAGGCCCGCGAGGGCTGGGAGCAGGTCAAGCGGGACCTCGCCGCCGAGACGTACAAGCTGTATGTGCTGGACGAGTTCGCCTACCCCATGCACTGGGGATGGGTGGACGTCGACGAGGTCGTCGCCGTGCTGCGGGACCGGCCCGGGACCCAGCATGTCGTGATCACCGGGCGCAACGCTCCCGAGAAGCTCGTCGAGTTCGCGGATCTCGTGACGGACATGTCCAAGGTCAAGCATCCGATGGACGCCGGCCAGAAGGGCCAGAGGGGCATCGAGTGGTGA
- a CDS encoding precorrin-8X methylmutase has product MNRVIHPIEQESFRRLRARLDTSHFPPLTRAVVERVVHSAADLDYAADLVTDEGALAKAHAALHAGAPVVVDVEMVAAGITRRDTVCRLRDAKSGPGLTRSAHAIRLAHEDVGPGALWVIGCAPTALEELLTLDADPALVIGLPVGFVGAAESKAALRESGLPAVSNVSEKGGSAVAAAALNALLYHPVTKEFS; this is encoded by the coding sequence GTGAACCGCGTGATTCACCCGATCGAGCAGGAGTCCTTCCGGCGGCTGCGTGCCCGCCTGGACACCTCTCACTTCCCGCCGCTGACGCGGGCGGTCGTGGAGCGGGTCGTCCACTCCGCGGCCGACCTCGACTACGCGGCCGACCTCGTCACCGACGAGGGCGCCCTGGCGAAGGCGCACGCGGCGCTGCACGCCGGGGCGCCGGTCGTGGTGGACGTGGAGATGGTCGCGGCGGGCATCACGCGCCGCGACACCGTCTGCCGCCTCAGGGACGCCAAGTCCGGCCCGGGGCTGACCCGTTCGGCCCACGCGATCCGGCTCGCCCACGAGGACGTCGGGCCCGGCGCGCTGTGGGTGATCGGCTGTGCGCCGACCGCGCTGGAGGAGCTGCTGACGCTCGACGCCGACCCGGCGCTCGTCATCGGGCTGCCCGTCGGCTTCGTCGGCGCTGCCGAGTCCAAGGCCGCGCTGCGCGAGAGCGGACTGCCCGCCGTCAGCAACGTGTCCGAGAAGGGCGGCTCGGCGGTCGCCGCCGCCGCGCTCAACGCCCTGCTGTACCACCCCGTGACCAAGGAGTTTTCGTGA